In Mycolicibacterium alvei, a single window of DNA contains:
- a CDS encoding NAD-dependent deacylase: protein MQVTVLSGAGISAESGVPTFRDVETGLWAQVDPYEISSIEGWQRHPEKVWAWYLWRHYMMSQVQPNDGHLAVAAWQDFADVHVVTQNVDNLHERAGSTNVYHLHGNLFEFRCDACGSRFEGDLPAMPEPVETIAPPVCPCGGLIRPSVVWFGEPLPDDAWQHSVLAVSNADVVIVVGTSSVVYPAAGLPEAALAAGTVVIEVNPERTPLSDSATVSLRETAAGSLPNLLQRLPTLLGSRDVG, encoded by the coding sequence GTGCAAGTGACTGTCCTCAGTGGTGCCGGGATCTCGGCAGAGAGCGGTGTACCCACATTCCGCGATGTCGAGACGGGCCTGTGGGCACAGGTGGACCCGTACGAGATATCCAGCATCGAAGGCTGGCAGCGGCATCCGGAGAAAGTCTGGGCCTGGTATCTGTGGCGCCACTACATGATGTCCCAGGTGCAGCCCAATGACGGGCATCTGGCCGTGGCTGCCTGGCAGGATTTCGCCGACGTACACGTCGTCACCCAGAACGTAGACAACCTGCACGAGCGCGCCGGCAGTACCAATGTCTACCATCTGCACGGAAATCTGTTCGAGTTCCGTTGCGATGCATGCGGTTCGAGGTTCGAAGGCGATCTGCCCGCTATGCCGGAGCCGGTCGAGACGATCGCCCCTCCGGTGTGCCCGTGCGGCGGCCTGATCCGGCCGAGCGTGGTGTGGTTCGGCGAGCCGCTGCCCGACGACGCCTGGCAGCACTCGGTACTGGCGGTCAGTAACGCCGATGTGGTGATCGTGGTGGGCACCAGCTCAGTCGTCTATCCGGCGGCAGGCCTGCCCGAGGCCGCCCTGGCCGCGGGCACCGTGGTGATCGAGGTCAATCCGGAGCGCACACCGTTGTCCGACAGCGCGACGGTTTCCCTACGTGAGACCGCGGCCGGTTCCCTGCCGAACCTGCTGCAGCGGTTGCCTACGCTCCTCGGTAGTCGCGACGTCGGCTAG
- a CDS encoding 3-hydroxyacyl-CoA dehydrogenase produces MEIKDAVAVVTGGASGLGLATTKRLLDAGAQVVVIDLKGEEVVAELGDRAKFVATDVTDEAGVTEALDVAESLGPVRINVNCAGIGNAIKTLSKNGAFPLDGFRKVVEVNLIGTFNVIRLSAERIARTTPLDGRNSAERGVIINTASVAAFDGQIGQAAYSASKGGVVGMTLPIARDLSRELIRVCTIAPGLFKTPLLGSLPEEAQRSLGQQVPHPARLGDPDEYGALAVHIIENPMLNGEVIRLDGAIRMAPR; encoded by the coding sequence GTGGAGATCAAAGACGCGGTAGCCGTCGTCACCGGCGGTGCCTCCGGCCTGGGCCTGGCCACCACCAAGCGGCTGCTCGATGCCGGCGCCCAGGTGGTCGTGATCGACCTCAAGGGTGAAGAGGTCGTGGCCGAACTGGGTGATCGGGCCAAGTTCGTCGCCACCGACGTCACCGACGAGGCGGGCGTGACCGAGGCACTCGATGTCGCGGAATCGCTTGGCCCGGTGCGGATCAACGTCAACTGCGCGGGCATCGGCAACGCGATCAAGACCCTGAGCAAGAACGGTGCGTTCCCACTGGATGGGTTCCGCAAGGTGGTCGAGGTCAACCTGATCGGCACATTCAACGTGATCCGGCTCAGCGCCGAGCGCATCGCCAGGACTACGCCGCTCGACGGCAGGAACTCAGCAGAGCGCGGCGTCATCATCAACACCGCCTCCGTCGCGGCGTTCGACGGTCAGATCGGGCAGGCCGCCTACTCGGCGTCCAAGGGCGGTGTGGTGGGCATGACCCTGCCGATCGCGCGGGATCTGTCGCGTGAGCTGATCCGGGTGTGCACCATCGCGCCGGGTCTGTTCAAGACGCCGCTGCTGGGCTCGCTGCCCGAGGAGGCTCAGCGCTCGCTGGGCCAGCAGGTGCCGCACCCAGCCCGGTTGGGCGATCCCGATGAGTATGGCGCCCTGGCTGTGCACATCATCGAGAACCCGATGCTCAACGGCGAGGTCATCCGCCTCGACGGCGCTATCCGCATGGCTCCGCGGTAA
- a CDS encoding NAD(P)H-dependent flavin oxidoreductase — protein MALMTKFTETFGIEHPIVQGGMQWVGRAELVAAVANAGALGFITALTQPTPADLAKEIERCRELTDKPFGVNLTILPTINPPPYDEYRQVIVDSGIKIVETAGSNPAPHLPMFHANGIKVLHKCTSVRHAVKAQSLGVDGISIDGFECAGHPGEDDIPGLVLIPAASEKIDIPMIASGGFADARGLVAALALGADGINMGSRFMCTAESSIHHKVKEAIVAGTELDTELIFRSLGNTARVASNAVSREVVQILKDGGQFEDVKDLVAGKRGVKVYEVGDLDAGIWSVGTSMGLINDIPTCGELVSRMVADAELLISGRLANMVGAGEAESEKEAVLA, from the coding sequence ATGGCATTGATGACGAAGTTCACCGAGACATTCGGGATCGAGCACCCCATCGTGCAGGGTGGCATGCAGTGGGTCGGCCGCGCCGAACTCGTTGCGGCCGTGGCCAATGCGGGTGCGTTGGGGTTCATCACCGCGCTCACACAGCCCACTCCGGCCGATCTGGCCAAGGAGATCGAGCGGTGTCGTGAGCTCACCGACAAGCCGTTCGGGGTGAACCTGACGATCCTGCCCACGATCAACCCGCCGCCATACGACGAGTACCGCCAGGTGATCGTCGACTCGGGCATCAAGATCGTCGAGACCGCGGGCTCCAACCCGGCGCCGCATCTGCCGATGTTCCACGCCAACGGTATCAAGGTGCTGCACAAGTGCACCTCGGTGCGCCACGCTGTGAAGGCGCAGAGCCTGGGCGTGGACGGCATCAGCATCGACGGGTTCGAGTGCGCCGGTCATCCGGGCGAGGACGACATTCCAGGCCTGGTCCTGATCCCGGCGGCGTCGGAGAAGATCGACATCCCGATGATCGCCTCGGGTGGTTTCGCCGATGCGCGTGGTCTGGTGGCCGCGCTGGCGCTGGGCGCCGATGGCATCAACATGGGCTCGCGGTTCATGTGCACCGCCGAGTCGTCGATTCATCACAAGGTCAAGGAAGCGATAGTGGCGGGCACGGAGCTCGACACCGAGCTGATCTTCCGCAGCCTGGGTAACACCGCGCGGGTCGCAAGCAACGCGGTCTCACGTGAGGTGGTGCAGATCCTCAAAGACGGCGGCCAGTTCGAGGACGTCAAGGATCTGGTGGCCGGCAAACGCGGCGTGAAGGTCTATGAGGTCGGTGATCTCGACGCAGGCATCTGGTCGGTCGGAACCTCGATGGGTCTGATCAACGACATTCCCACCTGCGGCGAACTCGTCTCGCGAATGGTGGCGGACGCCGAGCTGCTGATCAGTGGGCGCCTGGCGAACATGGTCGGTGCGGGCGAAGCCGAGTCTGAGAAGGAAGCAGTCCTCGCCTGA
- a CDS encoding CaiB/BaiF CoA transferase family protein yields MAGPLQGLRVVELAGIGPGPHAAMILGDLGADVVRIERPGKDTGTPSADTMLRNRRSVAADMKSDEGRALVLTLIEKADVLIEGFRPGVTERLGLGPEDCAKVNERLIYARMTGWGQEGPRALQAGHDINYISLNGLLHAVGRAGERPVPPLNLAGDFGGGSMFLLVGILSALFERQSSGKGQVIDAAMIDGSSVLMQMMWSFRSQGLWSDERGTNMLDTGAPYYDTYETSDGRYMSIGAIEPQFYAELLKGLGLEDADLPGQNDMARWPELREAFTKAFAAHDRDHWAEVFAGTDACAAPVLSFAEVLTEPHIAERNTFFDEGGNLQPMPAPRFSRSTPAVPTPPGPRGADTEAVLRDWV; encoded by the coding sequence ATGGCAGGACCACTGCAAGGTTTGCGCGTCGTGGAGTTGGCCGGTATCGGCCCGGGCCCGCACGCGGCGATGATTCTCGGCGATCTTGGGGCCGATGTGGTGCGGATCGAGCGGCCGGGCAAGGACACCGGTACGCCCAGTGCCGACACCATGTTGCGTAACCGCCGGTCGGTGGCCGCGGACATGAAGAGCGACGAGGGCCGCGCGCTGGTGCTCACACTCATCGAGAAGGCCGACGTGCTGATCGAGGGTTTCCGTCCCGGCGTCACCGAGCGGTTGGGTCTGGGGCCTGAGGACTGCGCGAAGGTCAACGAACGACTGATCTACGCCCGCATGACGGGTTGGGGACAGGAAGGCCCACGGGCCCTGCAGGCCGGCCACGACATCAACTACATCTCCCTCAACGGCCTGCTGCACGCCGTGGGTCGCGCGGGGGAACGTCCCGTCCCACCGCTGAACCTCGCCGGTGATTTCGGTGGTGGGTCGATGTTCCTGCTCGTCGGCATCCTCTCGGCACTGTTCGAGCGGCAGAGCTCGGGCAAGGGGCAGGTGATCGACGCGGCGATGATCGACGGGTCCAGTGTGCTGATGCAGATGATGTGGAGCTTCCGCAGCCAGGGCCTGTGGTCCGACGAGCGCGGCACCAACATGCTCGACACCGGCGCTCCGTACTACGACACCTACGAGACCTCCGATGGCCGCTACATGTCGATCGGGGCGATCGAACCGCAGTTTTACGCCGAGCTGCTCAAGGGACTGGGCCTGGAGGATGCCGATCTGCCGGGCCAGAACGACATGGCCCGCTGGCCCGAGCTGCGCGAGGCCTTCACCAAGGCATTCGCCGCGCACGACCGGGACCACTGGGCCGAGGTGTTCGCCGGCACTGACGCGTGTGCGGCACCGGTGCTGTCTTTCGCCGAGGTCCTCACCGAGCCGCACATTGCCGAGCGCAACACGTTCTTCGACGAAGGCGGCAACCTGCAACCGATGCCGGCACCACGGTTCTCCCGCAGCACCCCGGCGGTGCCGACACCGCCGGGCCCGCGCGGAGCGGACACCGAAGCCGTTCTGCGGGACTGGGTTTAG
- a CDS encoding TetR/AcrR family transcriptional regulator encodes MTTQPRKRHRAPRGSGELLRDQILDVTTELLLDTGNAKAVSIRSVAQRIGVTSPSIYLHFADKDTLLDAVCSRYFEKLDEEMQRASRPAGVDHPPTIEVLRAQGHAYVNFARRTPELYRLATMGEGRPGSDVDTALNSSAFQHMRATIAALITEGIYPPGDATAMALELWTAAHGVAALLISKPYLPWGDVEEFTDRVLRAVCTGQIVSGIIGTDLEPMETIARLKGLADEHSADDIEEGHLP; translated from the coding sequence GTGACGACCCAACCGCGTAAACGACACCGCGCCCCACGTGGTTCCGGCGAGCTTCTGCGTGATCAGATCCTCGATGTCACAACCGAATTGCTGTTGGATACCGGCAATGCCAAGGCAGTGTCGATCCGCTCGGTGGCCCAGCGCATCGGAGTGACTTCACCGTCGATCTACCTGCATTTCGCCGACAAGGACACGCTGCTGGACGCGGTCTGCTCGCGGTACTTCGAGAAACTCGACGAGGAGATGCAGCGGGCTTCCAGGCCGGCCGGGGTCGATCACCCACCCACCATCGAGGTGCTGCGCGCGCAGGGCCACGCCTATGTGAACTTCGCCAGGCGAACACCCGAGCTGTATCGGCTGGCCACCATGGGTGAGGGCAGACCCGGCAGCGACGTCGACACCGCGCTGAACAGTTCGGCATTCCAGCACATGCGGGCGACCATAGCCGCACTCATCACCGAGGGGATCTACCCGCCCGGGGACGCCACCGCGATGGCGCTCGAACTGTGGACCGCAGCGCACGGGGTGGCCGCCCTGCTGATCTCCAAACCGTATCTGCCGTGGGGCGATGTCGAGGAGTTCACCGATCGAGTTCTGCGCGCGGTGTGCACCGGTCAGATCGTCTCTGGGATCATCGGAACCGATCTGGAACCCATGGAGACCATCGCCCGGTTGAAGGGACTGGCCGATGAACACAGTGCTGATGACATCGAAGAAGGGCACCTGCCGTGA
- the tet(V) gene encoding tetracycline efflux MFS transporter Tet(V) yields the protein MHHDTEVPVGQTGGWGVLAPFRIREYRLLIAAVTLSIFAEGMWSVVMALQVIAIDNDPASLSLVATCLGVGLVGFVLVGGIAADRINQRTIIIAVETVNLVTVTTVAALGLLDVLKIWHLAVAAGILGIAAAFFFPAYSALLPRILPPEQLLAANGVEGVVRPVFQRSIGPAIAGMVIAATFPALGAAVVAVLFGLGLALLVATRGTADPVAAQDDSVRPPVLRDLREGFAFMVRTPWLLWTLLFASMFVLVILGPIEVLLPFIAQDRFADGARAYGFILAFFGFGSALGALTVSSRRMPRRYLTTMMLMWGLGSVPLVVVGVTSSFPLMAAATFSIGVTDGAAMVIWGTLLQRRVPTEMLGRVSSLDFFVSLAFMPLSFAIVGPLSKVVSMESIFLVAGLLPAVLATVAVTAARMPRDEVAHPLR from the coding sequence ATGCACCACGACACGGAGGTGCCGGTCGGCCAGACCGGCGGCTGGGGCGTGCTCGCACCCTTCCGCATCCGCGAATACCGGCTGTTGATCGCCGCGGTCACGTTGTCGATCTTCGCCGAAGGTATGTGGTCGGTGGTGATGGCGTTACAGGTCATCGCGATCGACAACGATCCGGCCTCGCTGTCGCTGGTGGCCACGTGCCTCGGAGTCGGCTTGGTGGGGTTCGTCCTCGTCGGCGGGATCGCCGCCGACCGGATCAACCAGCGCACGATCATCATCGCGGTGGAGACCGTCAATCTGGTGACGGTCACGACGGTCGCGGCACTGGGCCTGCTCGATGTGCTCAAGATCTGGCACCTGGCCGTCGCGGCGGGCATTCTCGGCATCGCCGCGGCGTTCTTCTTCCCGGCCTACAGCGCGCTCCTGCCGCGCATCCTTCCGCCGGAACAACTGTTGGCGGCCAACGGCGTCGAGGGTGTGGTGCGCCCGGTGTTCCAGCGATCGATCGGTCCCGCAATCGCGGGCATGGTGATCGCCGCGACCTTCCCCGCGCTGGGGGCAGCGGTGGTGGCGGTACTGTTCGGGCTCGGCCTGGCTCTGCTGGTGGCCACCCGGGGAACCGCGGATCCGGTTGCGGCACAGGATGACAGCGTGCGGCCACCCGTATTGCGCGATCTGCGTGAAGGTTTCGCGTTCATGGTGCGCACCCCGTGGCTGCTGTGGACGCTGTTGTTCGCCAGCATGTTCGTGCTCGTCATCCTCGGGCCGATCGAGGTGCTGCTGCCGTTCATCGCCCAGGACCGGTTCGCCGACGGCGCCCGGGCCTACGGATTCATCCTGGCGTTCTTCGGATTCGGCAGCGCCCTGGGTGCATTGACGGTGTCCTCGCGCCGGATGCCGCGGCGCTACCTGACCACGATGATGCTGATGTGGGGGCTGGGTTCGGTTCCGCTGGTGGTCGTCGGCGTCACGTCGTCGTTCCCGTTGATGGCGGCGGCCACGTTCAGCATCGGCGTCACCGACGGTGCCGCGATGGTGATCTGGGGAACGCTGCTGCAGCGCCGGGTGCCGACGGAGATGCTGGGCCGGGTGTCGAGCCTGGACTTCTTCGTCTCGCTCGCGTTCATGCCGCTGTCGTTCGCGATCGTCGGCCCGTTGTCGAAGGTCGTCTCGATGGAGTCGATCTTCCTGGTGGCCGGGCTGTTACCCGCCGTCCTGGCTACGGTCGCCGTGACCGCGGCCCGGATGCCGCGCGACGAGGTGGCGCACCCGCTGCGCTGA
- a CDS encoding GntR family transcriptional regulator: MVELGDWVLVDSSGEKPLFDQLRVQIIEGIRQGRLTPGARLPTVRELAGKVGLAVNTVARAYRELESAGVLETRGRYGTFVARADPADAAMATAAHSFAEAARALGIGKADALRYLDNAFD; this comes from the coding sequence GTGGTCGAGTTGGGGGATTGGGTCCTGGTTGATTCGAGCGGGGAAAAGCCGTTGTTCGATCAACTCAGGGTCCAGATTATCGAGGGTATTCGGCAGGGACGCCTGACACCGGGTGCCCGATTGCCTACGGTGCGTGAACTGGCGGGGAAGGTCGGGCTCGCGGTGAATACCGTGGCGAGGGCCTATCGCGAGTTGGAGTCGGCGGGGGTATTGGAGACCCGGGGGCGGTACGGCACGTTCGTCGCACGGGCCGATCCGGCCGATGCGGCGATGGCCACCGCCGCGCATTCGTTCGCCGAGGCCGCTCGTGCGCTGGGGATCGGCAAGGCCGATGCCCTGCGCTATCTGGACAACGCATTCGACTGA
- a CDS encoding MMPL family transporter, with protein MLHRIAHLALAAPRRVLIVAALAMVAAGIFGIPVAKSLSAGGFQDPTSESAQATQLLSDKFARGDMQLVISVTDDSATGAQSPAARAAGTDIAAQLKRSPYVTQVSSAWTVPAPAAATLISKDGKTGLVLAGITGGESGAQKHAKALTDQLVHDRDGVTVRAGGEAMIYVQINGQSEKDLLMMESIAIPLSFLVLVWVFGGLLAAALPLAVGGFAILGSLAVLRGFTMVTDVSIFALNLTVAMGLALAIDYTLLIISRYRDELADGVEPDRALVRTMATAGRTVLFSAMTVALSMVAMVLFPMYFLKSFAYAGIAVVALAAFAAIVVAPAAIALLGDRLDAYDVRRFLRRILGRPEPLHKPVEQTFWYRTTKRVMRRSVPVGIGVIALLLMLGAPFLGIKWGFPDDRVLPPSASSRQLGDELRNDFAVDSSTAVTVVLPDVTALPPAELDRYARDLSQAADGASVSAPGGTFVDGRRVGPPASGTGIADGSAFLTVGSHVPLFSDASEAQLDALHAVPAPTEVQFTGMAQVNRDSSYAITSRLPMVLGIIAAITFVLLFLLTGSVVLPLKALVLNVLSLSAAFGALVWIFQDGHLGALGTTSTGTLVANLPVLLFCIAFGLSMDYEVFLVSRIREYWLSPGLVRPDGTEMSARERNDESVALGLARTGRVVTAAALLMSISFAALIAAQVAFMRMFGLGLTIAVLVDATLVRMLLVPAFMHLMGQWNWWAPAPLARLHKRIGISESGPDDLDPGAPGDAPGDGGKRERAGAGVTDAG; from the coding sequence GTGCTGCACCGAATCGCGCATCTGGCCCTCGCCGCACCGCGGCGGGTCCTCATCGTCGCCGCACTGGCGATGGTCGCCGCGGGCATCTTCGGCATTCCCGTCGCCAAGAGCCTGTCGGCGGGCGGATTCCAGGATCCGACTTCGGAATCTGCGCAGGCCACCCAGCTACTCTCGGACAAGTTCGCCCGCGGAGACATGCAGTTGGTCATCAGCGTCACCGACGACTCGGCCACCGGCGCCCAGAGCCCGGCCGCGCGTGCGGCGGGCACCGACATCGCCGCTCAGCTCAAAAGATCTCCGTACGTGACCCAGGTCAGCTCGGCCTGGACCGTACCCGCACCCGCGGCAGCCACGCTGATCAGCAAGGACGGCAAGACCGGGCTGGTCCTGGCGGGCATCACCGGCGGGGAGAGCGGCGCGCAGAAGCACGCCAAGGCACTCACCGATCAACTCGTGCACGACCGTGACGGCGTGACCGTGCGGGCCGGGGGTGAGGCGATGATCTACGTCCAGATCAACGGGCAGAGCGAAAAAGACCTGCTGATGATGGAATCCATCGCGATCCCGTTGAGCTTCCTCGTTTTGGTGTGGGTTTTCGGCGGACTGCTGGCCGCCGCGCTGCCGCTTGCCGTCGGAGGTTTCGCGATCCTCGGATCGCTGGCGGTGCTGCGCGGGTTCACCATGGTCACAGACGTCTCGATCTTCGCCCTCAACCTCACCGTCGCGATGGGGCTGGCGCTGGCGATCGACTACACCCTGCTGATCATCAGCCGTTATCGCGACGAACTGGCCGACGGAGTCGAACCGGATCGGGCTCTGGTACGCACCATGGCGACTGCCGGGCGCACAGTGCTGTTCTCGGCGATGACGGTGGCGCTGTCGATGGTGGCGATGGTGCTGTTCCCGATGTACTTCCTCAAGTCCTTCGCCTACGCGGGTATCGCGGTGGTGGCGCTGGCGGCGTTCGCGGCCATCGTCGTGGCGCCGGCCGCCATTGCGCTGCTCGGTGACCGTCTCGACGCCTACGACGTGCGCCGGTTCCTCCGGCGGATCCTCGGTCGGCCTGAACCCTTGCACAAACCCGTCGAGCAGACGTTCTGGTACCGGACGACCAAGCGGGTCATGCGTAGATCGGTTCCGGTCGGGATCGGGGTCATCGCGTTGCTGCTGATGCTGGGTGCTCCCTTCCTCGGTATCAAGTGGGGCTTCCCCGATGACCGGGTGTTGCCGCCCTCGGCGTCGTCCCGCCAGCTCGGCGACGAACTGCGCAACGATTTCGCGGTCGATTCCTCGACTGCGGTCACCGTGGTGCTGCCCGACGTGACCGCGTTGCCGCCGGCCGAACTCGACCGCTACGCACGCGACCTGTCGCAGGCAGCCGACGGTGCCTCGGTGTCCGCGCCGGGGGGCACCTTTGTCGACGGCCGTCGGGTCGGCCCGCCGGCCTCGGGAACCGGAATCGCCGACGGCAGTGCATTTCTCACCGTGGGTAGTCACGTGCCGTTGTTCAGCGACGCCTCCGAGGCTCAGCTCGACGCTCTGCACGCGGTGCCGGCACCGACCGAGGTGCAGTTCACCGGCATGGCGCAGGTGAACCGCGACAGCTCGTATGCGATCACGTCCCGGTTGCCGATGGTGCTCGGCATCATCGCGGCCATCACCTTCGTGCTGCTGTTCCTGCTCACGGGCAGTGTGGTGCTCCCACTGAAAGCGTTGGTGCTCAACGTGTTGTCCCTGTCGGCGGCATTCGGTGCGCTGGTGTGGATCTTCCAGGACGGCCACCTCGGTGCGCTCGGCACCACATCGACAGGCACCTTGGTGGCCAACCTGCCGGTGTTGTTGTTCTGCATCGCATTCGGATTGTCGATGGACTATGAGGTGTTCCTGGTCTCGCGGATCCGCGAGTACTGGCTGTCACCCGGCCTGGTCCGTCCCGACGGCACCGAAATGTCCGCACGCGAACGGAACGACGAGAGCGTCGCGCTCGGCCTGGCCCGCACCGGTCGCGTGGTGACAGCTGCGGCGCTGTTGATGTCGATCTCGTTCGCCGCACTGATCGCCGCGCAGGTGGCCTTCATGCGGATGTTCGGTCTCGGCCTGACCATCGCGGTTCTCGTCGATGCCACCTTGGTACGCATGCTGTTGGTGCCGGCATTCATGCATTTGATGGGCCAGTGGAACTGGTGGGCACCGGCACCGTTGGCCCGGCTGCACAAGCGGATCGGGATCAGCGAGTCGGGTCCGGACGATCTGGACCCTGGTGCGCCCGGTGACGCTCCCGGGGATGGCGGCAAACGCGAACGCGCCGGGGCCGGTGTGACGGACGCCGGCTAG
- a CDS encoding DoxX family protein, with amino-acid sequence MTITTDAETATTRMTDTGLLILRIATGATMLQAGLIKAFDFGTAVGFMESSGWRFPAFGAFMVTAAETLGGIGLLLGALTPLAACAVIGAMVDAWAVNVSADAFWSQPFNVPFLAAFAAAALLFTGAGAFSVDHRVFGRSKVSAKAAVGLLVIGVAAAVVTWIALNGTNPIHVTSPTG; translated from the coding sequence ATGACAATCACCACCGACGCCGAAACCGCGACCACACGCATGACCGATACCGGGTTGCTCATCCTGCGCATCGCCACCGGCGCAACCATGCTGCAAGCCGGCCTGATCAAGGCATTCGACTTCGGCACCGCCGTGGGATTCATGGAATCCAGCGGTTGGCGGTTCCCCGCGTTCGGCGCGTTCATGGTGACCGCGGCCGAAACCCTGGGCGGCATCGGCCTGCTGCTGGGTGCCCTTACCCCGCTGGCCGCCTGTGCGGTGATCGGTGCGATGGTCGACGCCTGGGCTGTGAACGTCTCGGCGGACGCCTTCTGGTCCCAGCCGTTCAACGTTCCGTTCCTGGCCGCATTCGCCGCCGCCGCTCTGCTGTTCACCGGCGCCGGCGCGTTCTCGGTCGATCACCGGGTATTCGGCCGGTCCAAGGTGTCGGCCAAGGCGGCGGTCGGGCTATTGGTGATCGGCGTCGCAGCCGCCGTGGTGACCTGGATCGCCCTGAACGGGACGAACCCCATCCACGTCACAAGCCCTACTGGCTAG
- a CDS encoding class I SAM-dependent methyltransferase, whose product MTDKTSDNPFFARVWKTLSSSEPKALRRLRRDNLAGLSGRVLEIGAGTGTNFAYYPSTVTEVVAIEPERHLAEVARRAAVQAPVSVTVTSDTAERFSSTEPFDAVVCSLVLCSIDRPDTVLRQLFSMVRPGGELRYLEHVAGSGWRAGMQRVADATVWPRLFGNCHTHRHTERTIADSGFQVEVAHREIAMPDWVPLPVTEFAIGRAVRPA is encoded by the coding sequence GTGACTGACAAGACCTCAGACAATCCGTTCTTCGCCCGGGTGTGGAAGACGCTGTCGAGTTCGGAGCCGAAGGCGCTGCGTCGACTGCGCCGTGACAACCTCGCCGGACTCAGCGGGCGGGTCCTGGAGATCGGCGCGGGCACCGGGACGAACTTCGCCTACTACCCGTCCACGGTCACCGAGGTGGTCGCCATCGAGCCAGAACGTCACCTCGCCGAAGTTGCCCGCAGAGCGGCGGTCCAAGCCCCGGTGTCGGTAACCGTCACCAGCGACACCGCCGAGAGATTCAGCAGCACAGAACCATTCGACGCAGTGGTCTGCTCGCTGGTGCTGTGCTCGATCGATCGGCCGGATACTGTTCTACGGCAGCTATTTTCGATGGTCCGGCCGGGCGGGGAGCTGCGGTACCTGGAGCATGTCGCCGGTAGTGGCTGGCGGGCCGGGATGCAGCGGGTGGCCGATGCCACCGTCTGGCCGCGGTTGTTCGGCAACTGCCACACTCATCGGCACACCGAGCGGACCATCGCAGACAGCGGATTTCAGGTTGAGGTTGCGCATCGTGAGATCGCGATGCCGGACTGGGTGCCACTGCCGGTGACGGAGTTCGCGATCGGGCGTGCGGTTCGGCCTGCCTAG
- a CDS encoding enoyl-CoA hydratase: protein MTVTREYPDVEDVTVSLEGAVLSVTLNRPDSLNSLTQNMLVAIADAVDLAATDPDVRVVRLGGAGRGFSSGAGISEEDQKAKSHDAAGVLDAANRAVASIVALPKPVVAVVQGPAAGVGVSLALASDVVLASEHAFFLLAFTKIGLMPDGGASALVAANIGRIRAMRLALLADRLTATDAYDWGLISAVYPADELDAAVDKVIAKLRSGPALALRETKHAVNAATLTELEGAFAREREGQLQLLASDDFREGTKAFQQNRRPEFTQR, encoded by the coding sequence ATGACCGTGACCCGCGAATACCCCGACGTAGAAGACGTGACCGTATCGCTCGAGGGCGCCGTGCTGTCGGTGACGCTGAACCGGCCGGACAGCCTCAATTCGCTGACCCAGAACATGCTCGTGGCAATCGCCGATGCCGTTGATCTGGCCGCCACCGACCCGGATGTGCGGGTGGTTCGCCTCGGCGGCGCGGGCCGCGGGTTCAGCTCCGGCGCCGGCATCAGTGAGGAAGACCAGAAGGCCAAGAGTCACGACGCCGCGGGCGTGCTCGACGCCGCCAACCGTGCCGTCGCCTCCATCGTCGCGCTGCCCAAGCCGGTCGTGGCCGTCGTGCAGGGACCGGCCGCCGGCGTCGGGGTGTCACTGGCCCTGGCGTCCGACGTCGTGCTGGCCTCGGAGCATGCCTTCTTCCTGCTGGCGTTCACCAAGATCGGGTTGATGCCCGACGGCGGTGCCTCGGCTCTCGTTGCCGCCAACATCGGCCGGATCCGGGCCATGCGCCTGGCGCTGCTGGCCGACCGCCTCACCGCCACCGACGCTTACGACTGGGGTCTGATCAGCGCGGTGTACCCGGCCGACGAGCTCGACGCCGCGGTGGACAAGGTCATCGCCAAGCTGCGGTCCGGTCCGGCGCTGGCCCTGCGCGAGACCAAGCATGCCGTCAACGCGGCCACCCTCACCGAGCTCGAGGGCGCCTTCGCCCGCGAACGCGAGGGCCAGCTGCAGCTGCTGGCGTCCGACGACTTCCGCGAGGGCACCAAGGCCTTCCAGCAGAACCGGCGCCCGGAGTTCACCCAGCGGTAG